ATCAGCAGATAGAAACGATCTGACTATAAAAAATCCCCTTATGAATAATTTTCATAAGGGGATTTTTAATTCAAATAAAACCAGGGTAATAGTTTAGCCAGGTTATACCAATGATATAATGCCGATTGAAAAGAGAACACGATTTTTAATTGGATTCCTATAGCATAGGTATTATTTCTTAGTCACTTTCACTGTTCTCCGAAATGAAGAATTGCGGACAATAAAAAAATAATTCCCGGGAGAAAGACCTTTGGTGTCGATAGTAAAATGAACCTTTTCTTTATTGACGGGTCCTGCAAAAACAGGTTGAACCAATTGTCCCTGCATACTGAACAGATCTATTTTAACCGATTGCTGTTTGCCGGAAATAAATTGCAAAGTGACATTGTCGGTCACGGGACTGGGAAATGCCGCAAGGTCGAGTATTGAATTATCTGTAACATTTACGGTTCGGACTCCTGTGGATGCTTTATTCAACCACACTTCGTAAACAAGTGAGTTGGCAGAACTTAAACTGGGGTCACTTAAACTGATGTTCGGATCGGGTGTATCTATCCCTCCTGTTATATAGCCTATAAGGCGGTTGCCGGACAAATTCGTATAATCAATAATCTCATTAGATATCATTTGGATACCCGGTGCAGGGAAAAAGTAAGCATTAGTTCCCAGTAAAGCAGGCATTGTTGTATTACTGTTGTATTCTGTATAAGTATTGTTCTTGTCACGCACAACTATGCTCACAGTATTTACGAAAGGAACTGTAGTATCCTTAACCTGCGCATTAGAAAGAGTGTCAATATAATATAAACTTATACCGCCAAAAAAGATATTATACTGTTTACCGGGAACCGAATCATAAATGGCAGTATATGCCGAATGATATTGCGACAGGTTTTGGTTAAATGACTGATCGACCGTATTGCCGTTTTTTGAAATATTTATACATGTCAGGTAGGGCAAATTTACGTCATATTGAAACACCCCACTGAATGCTGTAAGGCCCTTCTCACCGCTAAAGTAACGCTGCGGGATTATATTCAGGTCGCGGCGGTGAAAATTAACCGAATCATGATCGGCACTGTAATTGGTTATGGAAAGATTTGTCCCATTGTCGGCAATATTGAACTTACGGATCTCATTACTATATCTCTGAACATGAAACCCGGTTGTTGAACTTCTGTCATACCGCCCGTCAAACCGATGACCGAATACAAGATAATAAGTGGAATCAATCTTTTGGACATGCGTACCGCAAATCGCCAGGCGCTCATCCTTTACCTGCCGGAAATAACCGCCAATTGGGTTCCCCTGTATTACAGCATTCATGAGCCCCTTGATATTGACAGCAGTAAGTGTCGGAAATGTTATAAAGTCAGCTATCGAATCTTTCCATCCATAACCACCTATCATATACAATGTAGTATCTGATAAATAAAATTGCATGTTTGAAGAGTTGATTGGTTCACTGATGTTCTTCGGAAGAGTTGAAGTTGAAACACTCCAGCTTTGATCAGTAAGAGGATCAACGACATAAATTTTATCATTTACACTGCTGGCAGGGAATGCGAAGGGCGGCTGAAAGCCATGCAGTCCGTTCTTTCTGCCTCCAATGAATATCCATTTATTATTGTAAGAAATAAACACACCCGAATGTAATGCGGGAGCATTTGTTATGGATAGTGATTGCTTAATTTGAATTGAAAAAGGAACCTGGGCGAAAACATTCGTCAATATTAAATAAAACAAGAAAATGGTTCCTGGTACAATTTTCATTGCCTGCAAAGATATAATAGCCTCCTGTACAACAATAGAATGGCTTAATCATATTTACCCTTTGTTATGAATCCAACTGAGCATAGTTTTGAAATATCCAACTTTCAGTGAGTGCTTCATTCCTGTGATAAGGTGGTGTTTAAAGAGAAAAATCCCGCCCTGGTTAACCAGAACGGGATTTTTCTTTAAAAAGCAAAAATTACTTATTCACTGATTTTTTAAGATCAGCTCCGGCTTTAAATTTCGCTACTTTTTTAGCAGCAATTTTAATTGCTTTTCCGGTTTGTGGATTACGGCCTGTTCTTGCAGCGCGTTTTGCAACACCGAAAGTACCGAAACCTACAAGCGCCACTCTGTCGCCTTTTTTAAGCGCTTTGGTAGTAGCGTTAATAAATCCATCAAGAGCACGACCTGCGTCAGCCTTTGTTAATTTTGCCTCTCCGGCAATAGCATCAATTAGTTCAGCTTTGTTCATTTTGTTTTTTGTTAAGGGTTAAACATTTATTATAACGCTGCGAATATAGTCGAAACCCTTATCCGACGCAAGTTTTAAGGCATAAACTTTCTGAAATTGTTGATAAATAAGGCTTTTGTTGATAACTATGTCTGAAATGCCCTGTTTAATAGCCTTTCGAATATACATAGTCGGCTATTCCAACACCCGCTATCGTTTTAAACAAATTAATTATAATTTTACTTTATGA
Above is a window of Bacteroidota bacterium DNA encoding:
- a CDS encoding T9SS type A sorting domain-containing protein, producing the protein MKIVPGTIFLFYLILTNVFAQVPFSIQIKQSLSITNAPALHSGVFISYNNKWIFIGGRKNGLHGFQPPFAFPASSVNDKIYVVDPLTDQSWSVSTSTLPKNISEPINSSNMQFYLSDTTLYMIGGYGWKDSIADFITFPTLTAVNIKGLMNAVIQGNPIGGYFRQVKDERLAICGTHVQKIDSTYYLVFGHRFDGRYDRSSTTGFHVQRYSNEIRKFNIADNGTNLSITNYSADHDSVNFHRRDLNIIPQRYFSGEKGLTAFSGVFQYDVNLPYLTCINISKNGNTVDQSFNQNLSQYHSAYTAIYDSVPGKQYNIFFGGISLYYIDTLSNAQVKDTTVPFVNTVSIVVRDKNNTYTEYNSNTTMPALLGTNAYFFPAPGIQMISNEIIDYTNLSGNRLIGYITGGIDTPDPNISLSDPSLSSANSLVYEVWLNKASTGVRTVNVTDNSILDLAAFPSPVTDNVTLQFISGKQQSVKIDLFSMQGQLVQPVFAGPVNKEKVHFTIDTKGLSPGNYFFIVRNSSFRRTVKVTKK
- a CDS encoding HU family DNA-binding protein; amino-acid sequence: MNKAELIDAIAGEAKLTKADAGRALDGFINATTKALKKGDRVALVGFGTFGVAKRAARTGRNPQTGKAIKIAAKKVAKFKAGADLKKSVNK